The DNA sequence GAGAGCACGGAAATATTATTTTGTACGCCACCTCTGGATTGTCTTGATTGTATCGTGCTGCGCGTACGAGAGCAGAGGTGGATAATCCTTCGTATGCTCTCCAGTGTAGATTTTGATCGCCTGCCGAACTCGATACCACGTCTCGATTATATTGTTCAGAGTGCATAGGAAGAACAACAATATGGTCCATGTGAGGTAAAGCTTATGGTTGGCTGGATGATGCTTGTATAGGTTGTGCAGGGTCACGATGAAAAGACCGATGTAGAACCCTGAACAGGCCCCTTCGGTTGAACATCATTGCATAGAGAAACCATTGAAAAGTCGCACCGTATACAAACCAGGTAACCTGAAGggatgaaaagaagaaaacgtcAAACGTCTATCATAGAGGTGAAAATCCGAACTTCACCCACCGTCAGCGACACAACAGGCTGGACAATCATCACTTCATTCGTGAACCATGGCTTCAGGATCTCCTCCAAGGACGCCATGACTCGTACGTAGTTATCGTGGATTCCTTCGTTGTCAAAAGGAGGTATTGATGGGAGGCAAAAGTCTAGGAGAGTTTAAGTATAAGTTTATAACCGGAGAGACTGGGGCATTATCAGTTTTGGCGGTCGAGTGGACCGACAAGTGCGCCAAAGTCCTCCGGGTGATTCACGATCATAGAGATTTTGTTTGACAGCTGTCAAAGGGTGGGAAAAAGATGACAGGCACGTTCGGGAGCAGATTTGTCCGCAGACTGCGCTTCGAAGCGCTGAGGCTGAAATTTGGTGAGAACTTCGTGGTCATTTGCATCGCgcttttgttcaatgaagCCTGCATGGAAAGTGAGGTCGAGATGAAGGGGAGAGTCGAAAAATGCACCAACTCTAAACGCAGCTTTAGACAGGTAACGTGGGGTAGGTACGCTTCATCTAACCTTAACGAGTAATGTGGATTCAACTAAGTACCAAAATAAAGTTCCCTATTCACACATCTCCTCACTATTTTTACTAGAGTTTGTTGACGCTCAAGGAGAATCAGGGAAAACCTGACATCGGCGGTTTGGGCGCAACTTTTAGGAAAGTAAGAGGAAAAAGCAAAGCGATCATTTACAATGCCCCCTGGCTGGATTGAACAACCGACCTCATCATATCATCGCATACGAGTGACGCGCTCTACCACTGAGCTAAGAGGGCTTGCCTTAATGATTGAAAGCAAGATATAAACGTTCGAGAACCAGGGACCATGCAGACGACAGTTTAGATTTACAAGTACATTGTACATTTCAGGGCCCTGATCCCTACTCCCTACCCGTAGCAGTCCAACTCGGGTTATTCTTACGGATATTGCCAACCCCTCCATCAAACATCCCATCGATCGTGAACTGAAGTTGAGGATTTACAGGTTGCTTCGTCATCGCCCATACTGCAACTGCAACCGTACTATCAAAAATAATTAAAAAACGATCGATCAGTGAATACAGAATTGATAGGAACGAAAGGTTAAAAACAGACTTTGATCCTTGGTAATCAAGTATCCCTTCATGTACCGGGAATTTGGTTTGAGGTCTACACAACAAAAAGGGCAATTGAGCATTCCCCTCCACCCAATCCCCACGAGACTATCAGTAGCACATACCCTAGGTTTCCCACCCGCTTACCCATCATCCATCCGTTCACGAACAGCAGAGCCCGATACGGCTGCCCATCTGATTCGACAAAGTTCAAACTCAACATGACATCTTGTCCCTGGGGCAAACTGAGGTTGAAGGTATTCACGAAGAAGCCTACTCCAGGAGAGGACAACGACAAGTTCGATACGGTTGCCCACGAAGACGTATCGAATCCTGGGAGATGCCAGCCTTTACGCTCGCCGAAGAGACCACCTTCGTTTAGGACTCCTCGTGCTTTGTCTGGGAAACTGCGGACGCAAGCGAGAAGGTCAGCTAATTAAGGAGCGATCAATCATAAGAAAACACGGCGGTGCTTACTTGGTGTATCCACCTATTTTCCCTTGAACCCTCCATTGAGAGAACGTTCCTGTATTCAGTTGGAACCCGCGAACGCCCCGTGGGCTCTTCATGCTATTAACGGCTAGATCATCGAATTAACGTCGGTAAAATATCATCAACGAAAACAGGTTTCACCGTTTTGTTCGTCCAGTCCCATGTTGTCCTGGCCAAGAATAGGCGTAAGAGAACGCATCGAGTACGGCGTTAATCAAAGGACTGACCTGAACAATAGTGATCACATTATCTTTCCCGGCTTGCGCTACCCCGTTGGGGAAGGTATAGACTTGGTCCGTCTCCTCGATAAAGTTTCGATTGTTCGTTGAGCTAACAGGACGGCTTGAGACGGAGCTGCAGGAGGCGATGGAGATACATACTTTCCAAATGCAGTATTCAAGAACGCGTTATTGAGCCAGACGCTGGCGGCGAATGCTATACAAATTGATTGAGTTTTCAAACGACGATGAAGAATGGATCAATGACTCGATGACTGACCTTCACCCCCATTGATCGACAGATTAACGCTCTTCTCATTCCCGGTCCCGGTGAAATGACCTCTCCAAAGGACGATATTCTCACAGCTACGAACGAGTTGATCAagcaaaaaaagaaacaaaaacgCCTGAACTCACAATCCATAATCACACCCATACAAAACCCTTCCATCTCCATAATGCGGCTTCTCCGGAATGTTCGTCTGCGTATGATTCGCCAAGGCCCACTTCGAATCATCAAACCCGCCTACGATCTCCGGAAGACTATCCTTGAACTTCCACGTCTTCAGGGTAGGCAACGTAATCCGTCCAGTCAACGAGTCGGATCCCGTGGGCGACGAACCGTTACGATTAATGGCACCCAATAACCAAGACGTAGGAAGTAAAGACGAAGAAATCGACACGGCCTCCCCATTCCAGCTTATGCTAGTCACGTTCTTCGGCGCGATAACCGTCAACATCACATCCCCAGCTCCATCAGAAATATTCAGATCCCCTCTCAACGCCAACTGATTCCCAGAGATAGCAGCGGACCGTACAAGATACGGTCCTCCGACCAACACCGTCTCGTTCGTTCCCAAACTCCAAAAGTTGGCGAGATCACCGGTCGTTCCAGCGATGGTAGGTGCCCAGAATGTGTCGACGGTGGCAGAATCGGCGTATAGGATGAGCTGAGTATCCGAGTCGTAAATCGTAACTAACCCTTGGACACCAGGAAGGAACCCAATGATCGTCACATTATTGGCACTACTCGCACCGGCTTCAGTACCCATGAATTGCACATTCGAATTCCCGGGCGACAAAACACCGGGTGTAGGTGTTCCCGTTAACTGTATAGCAGCAACATGTTCCTGATTGGAATCCCCATAGAGGAACAGAACATCCCGTCCACCGATGCTACCCGCGAAGAATACTTGGGCGGTCGAGTAGAGCGCGCGGGATTTGGTCCCGAATGCGTAGTCGGTGACGATCACTTTGGATTGACGACCTGATAAGGTGACTTCGGTAGGCAGTTGGATCTTTGACCCATCTGCTGTTGTTACGTTTAGTCTGAATACAGATGTAGCCCTGCATAAACAAGAATATTAAGTAATCAATTATCCAACAAGGAAAAGCGAGGAAACGGGAACTTACGTAGAAGTCGAACCGCTCTGCCTCACAACCCAGAATCCAGCCCTCGTATTTGGATTCCTCAGAAGAGTGACAAATGCCGCCGGAGTATTGTTGACGGAGATGACAGCGCCGTCATTCAATCCCGTAGAGGTGTCACCAATCCAATCGGTTTTGTAGAATTCGGGAGAACTGCGAAGGAATATTCCTTGCCTTTTCAGGGCGGAATACTTGGTCGTAAGCATTCGGGATTCCGTTATCTGAAGGAATCAGAGTAAATCAGTTCTAACCTGAGGGAGTCAGGCGTTGGGTACCAACCGATGCACCGTAGTCATAGGAAGTGTAAACCCCACTAGAGATAAAGATACAGATACATTAACGAATATGACGAGGAACAAGAGAAAAAAACAACTTACTGGAATGGAACCGCACCCCACGAAGTACCTCCATACACCATATAAAAATTGATCATCTTCGCATTCGAAGCCCACAACTGAAGGTTGAATACCGAAACAAACTCTGGGCCAGTAAGCTGGCGACAATTTTGGTACCCTAAAAACAGAATTTTACGACCACACTCAGAATCAGACATCATATAATTGGGATATTCTTTACCAGGAGACGTTGGGCCCCAAGCATCAAAGGCCCCACCTTGAAACTCTACAGGACAGCCGTCAGCGCGAATGATCGATCAAAGTCCATATAGAACAAACCTGGGATGTACCAAACCTGAGAAGGATTGGCGCTTGCGTGATATTGATGATAGTTAAGCGTAACGCCGTTCCACACATCAGGATGCGAACAATCAAACCCTTGAGGGTACGAGTCGAGACTGTTTAACAAATCCCAGACAGTGTAAGATCAGCCAGAGTCCTGGTTCATTGCAGTTCACCTCTCACCCATATAGATCGACGGCGCCCGTTCCATTGATGAAGTTCCTGCCTTGTCCTGGATCGTTATACGTTAAAGGCACGACAATTCCACTGGTGGAAGCTCGATATGCAGCTTCGAGCTCGGCGAAGTAAGTACCACCATCGCGTTGATTATATTCGTTGTCTAAGCGAGGGGCACCGTGGGTCAGTCACCCTCAGATTGAAAAAATCAAACATAGAACCGAACCCACCAACTTGTATAGCGATAAGTGGACCACCCTCAGTGATCTGATTGGGCCTAGACTCGGTAATAATCCCGTTGACATACGCTTGCCATGACGCCCTCCAATCACTATCATTCGTTCGAAGATTTCCAGCAACCTCTGTCGTAATCCAATGCGCAATCCCTCCCGCTGTGGTTTCCGCGTTGATATACTGTAATGAACGGGCATGTTTCCCCCTCGTGAGCACCACCCCTTTTCACATGTTCAAGGAAATTCTCACCGGACCTGGTTTgatagaaaggaaaagggtcCGAAGTgtgttcaaaaaaaaaacacatgAGCGTGAGTAAAGTAACAAAACAATTCCAAGAACCACGAACCGGGACGAAGAACCACCGTGATTCCAGCAGCTTTTGCTGCTGCGTATAGGGGTTGTAGACCTCGGTAGCCGTTAAAATCGACCACATTGCGCGAAGGATTGATCAAGCCCATATGGGTGTAGACACTGACACTGTTCAATCCTGCTGCCTTGAACTTTTGTAGAATGTCAGGCCAAAGGTCCGGTACTGGAAGTCGGAAGGTGTGGAATTCGCCTGAACTATTTAGACGAGAGTTACGGTTAGTAACTTTCGTTTGTTCGTGGAAATGAAAAAACAATGGAGATACTCAACTATAAGAAGAACCTCTGGTCTTTCACAAGAAGACTATAGTTGTCGAACCGAACCTGATTCGTAAAGGATTCTGCTCTTGCCAAGACGTCGACGTTGAATCCCAAAGCCGAGTCAGCACCGGGCGGCAACGCCATATGATGACCGTTCGAACTGATACTAGACCCCAACGCAGCTACAGCCATCACAGCAGAAACCCCAATCATGCTCAACCAAAACCGCACACTCTTCCTTTCCATCCCAAGATTCACTTTCATTCCTCGTTCTTCGAGTTGTTGGTGTTCTTGTTCTGGATGAAGCTTTGGTAGTTCAGATGTTCCTATTGACGTCGTTGCAGATGAAAGTGGAGAAGAATGGAGTGGTTTCTCATGACCTATGTGTGAACTGAGTTTATATGTACGCATGAGCCGTCCGTAGGAAGTTCGGAGAAGAGAGTGTTCTTTCAGGGTCGCATGATGACTTGCGTGAGTGGAAGAAGCGAAGAAGGAGCCAGGACGCACGGACCACTGGCTGGTTCGGTCCGGGCAAACGAAGCCGGACCACTGGCAGCCGCattcatgatcatgattgCCTGTGTtcaactcaaaaaaaaaaaaaaagccgtTTGTTCGGCACGGATGAAAGGATACACCCGAAAAAGCATTCAGTTTAATTCGGTTTGTTCACAAATGAGCTCAATAACATTGTAAACAGCATACAGGGTACATTCAGTTTTTCGAGCTTAGTACTATTTCTCTTCACATCGAAAGAATCCGAGCAATCTACTCGGTGACAGAGAAAGTCTGAGACCAAAAATTCGTGGTAACCCCAGTCTACAGGTAGGGTAGCTTCAAGTCAGCATCCAATCTCGGTTGACCGGAATAACCACTAGAAGTACTTACTCCATACCCATTGAAGGTCTCCTTAACAAGCACTGTTCTCTCCCCCGGAACCGGCCAACTCATTTGCCTCAAATCAATATCCACATGATATCCCCCCGTTGTGATACCTTGGTATTCAATTTCGATGTTGGGCTTCATTCCGGACACGACTTGCGTCGTGTAAATCCCCGATTTCGGTGATATCTTCATTTCACGGTTGAGGAGGAAGACGTCGATGGATATGTCTGATTCTTTGAAGTAACGGTGGGGGCCGAAGGTGAGGTTTAGAGGCTGTAGGGGTGTAGGGGGAAGGTAGGTAAGGATAATCGATCATCTCTGGAGGGGGGAAAAGAACGTACTGTACTCTGAGAAATCGTCGTACCATCCGCTGGGCTAATAACCCCATAATTGGTATTAGAGTCCTGACTCGCTAGGAGAGCAAGAAGAAATGCCGGAAACGTAAATTGCATTGTTTGGAAGATATTTAATGTTAAGAGTTGTGTTGAAGTAAACCTGATGGAATGGGGTGAGCAAGTTAAGGCGAGAAAGGCTGGCTTTTATACCCAATGCGAGTCGTGGGCTGACAGAAAACGGAGCTTTAATCCTCCGTCACAACTCGGATACAAATTAGTAGTACAAAATTCATGGTGAGTTAACAGGATGATTAATGACGTGAACATTATTATTGAACTCCATACCTTATGCACCATTTTGGTCTGCAGAGGAACCTTCATTCGCTTCCAGCGGGTGGGGCGGTTCGACAGCATTCATGGTGACCGTAGTGGAGTAAAGAGCCGTAGCCTCTCATGTCAACTTGTCTTCCTAATCTCACTCTGGTCCTGTATAGGTCTAGAAGATACGCCGCACATCAGCTGAGAATCCCGGTCTTTTACTTCTCCGAGACAAACCGAGAATGGAGGACTTTCAGAAGATCGTCGTCAGAAACCACAACGATTAAGCAAGGCATGGAGAGAATTCAAGAAGTTGCCAACACCTCCCACTGTCCTTCCCCTCGGGCGATACAAAGCTGCGGACACATTGAAGTGTATTCAGACTCGACAGGGCGTATAGAGACTTGTGCTTTGTTTGCCTCTTATTTCTCTgaagcgaagaagaatcaaTAAGCAGGCATTTGACAGCCAGAACGATGAACAGCATGTTCCCGTCTTGGAATGAACACCTAGAAACCCAAACCCACTTCAGGATATCAGTTCATATGCGgcacgaagaagaaaaaggtatAAGAAAACCGTGCCCTTTACAtaaaatgatgcaacaattccGCTCTTGATAAAACGTCCCTCGGAGAGGTTAAGCCCAAGCAACTCTACACCTGGCTGTTGACTGATTTTAGACCCCATCGAAAGGCCATCGCAGTAGCAACCCACCTTTTGAGCCCGAGGTTCTCTTCCATTCCTCGTTTCCCGAGTAGTTGGTCTTGATGAAAATTTAGTACTGACGTCGTTTGGGGAAGACCGGCGGGTTCTCAAGATCTCATGACTGACTTTGTGCACTGAACCGAGTTATACAGTATGCACCCTTGTGCCGTCTTAAGGAAGAAGTCACTGGTCCTGTCGTTCAACGTTCCAGGGTCGCTCCGTGAGTGAAGGAAGCGAAGAAGAAATGTAATGGCCTGCCGTTCGGTCCGGATCAGCTCCGTCGCAGTCTGGACTCTGCCGTCACGCATTCGTGATTGCCATCTGTGCCGAAAGACACCCagcttcaaattcaattcgAGCTCCGTATTAGTATTTGACTGACTTCTCATCACAGCTGATTCACGAGGATACAAAGCTCCATATTATAAGTTCTAGTCGCAAGCACAAACGATACAAGCTAAGCATCCCGTTGTCCGTCAGGCTATAGTCCATTCACCGAACCATCGAATCGGAAGTCTAGGCGGTGACAGAGAAAGTCTGAGACCAATAATTCGTAGAATCCACACCCTATAATCAAATCAGCACCCAACCATGCTCAACCAGAGCCTTAACCAGGATTACTACTCACCCCAAACCCATTAAAGCTCTCCTTAACAAGCACCGTTCTATCCCCGGGAACCGGCGCACTCAACTGCGTCAAATCAATATTCACTTGATATCCTTGCGCCTGGATACCATCGTATACGACCTCAATGTTGGGCGTCATCCCAGATACGACTTGTTTCGCGTTGATACCTGCTTTGGGTGATATCGTCGTCGCACCGTTGAGGAGGAAGACATCGATGGTCTTCGCAGATTCTTTGAAGTAACGGTGGGGGGCGAAAGTGAGGTTTAGGGGCTGTGGAAGGTGGAAGGGGGACGGTAAGTAAGAATGATTAACCATCTCCGGTGTGAAAAATAACGCACTGTATTCTGAGAAATCGTGGTACCATCCGCTGGACTGATAACCCCATAGTTGGGAT is a window from the Marasmius oreades isolate 03SP1 chromosome 6, whole genome shotgun sequence genome containing:
- a CDS encoding uncharacterized protein (CAZy:GH35), giving the protein MWSILTATEVYNPYTQQQKLLESRWFFVPYINAETTAGGIAHWITTEVAGNLRTNDSDWRASWQAYVNGIITESRPNQITEGGPLIAIQVDNEYNQRDGGTYFAELEAAYRASTSGIVVPLTYNDPGQGRNFINGTGAVDLYGLDSYPQGFDCSHPDVWNGVTLNYHQYHASANPSQVWYIPEFQGGAFDAWGPTSPGYQNCRQLTGPEFVSVFNLQLWASNAKMINFYMVYGGTSWGAVPFHGVYTSYDYGASITESRMLTTKYSALKRQGIFLRSSPEFYKTDWIGDTSTGLNDGAVISVNNTPAAFVTLLRNPNTRAGFWVVRQSGSTSTATSVFRLNVTTADGSKIQLPTEVTLSGRQSKVIVTDYAFGTKSRALYSTAQVFFAGSIGGRDVLFLYGDSNQEHVAAIQLTGTPTPGVLSPGNSNVQFMGTEAGASSANNVTIIGFLPGVQGLVTIYDSDTQLILYADSATVDTFWAPTIAGTTGDLANFWSLGTNETVLVGGPYLVRSAAISGNQLALRGDLNISDGAGDVMLTVIAPKNVTSISWNGEAVSISSSLLPTSWLLGAINRNGSSPTGSDSLTGRITLPTLKTWKFKDSLPEIVGGFDDSKWALANHTQTNIPEKPHYGDGRVLYGCDYGFCENIVLWRGHFTGTGNEKSVNLSINGGEAFAASVWLNNAFLNTAFGNSTNNRNFIEETDQVYTFPNGVAQAGKDNVITIVQDNMGLDEQNAVNSMKSPRGVRGFQLNTGTFSQWRVQGKIGGYTNFPDKARGVLNEGGLFGERKGWHLPGFDTSSWATVSNLSLSSPGVGFFVNTFNLSLPQGQDVMLSLNFVESDGQPYRALLFVNGWMMGKRVGNLGPQTKFPVHEGILDYQGSNTVAVAVWAMTKQPVNPQLQFTIDGMFDGGVGNIRKNNPSWTATGRE